GCATTCTATGGTTTTTAGTATTAACTCTTCTTGATTTTCAAAAGGTTTCAAAGCAGGTTTTCCTGTAATATCAACCTCTGTATCCCAAGGTTTTAATTGATCCACTCCAAGTGCTTGCTTTCTTTGTATATCCAACTGATCTAAAACCGGAGTAATATGAGTTTTAATAGCATGGTGAAAATCATAACAATCTTTTACCGAATAATCAAACCTGCCAAGTTCAGCAAACTTATAATCGCGGTAATTTTCAAAACCGGCATTCTTTGCTATTGTAGTTCGTATTTGAATAAGTTCAGAAAAAAGCTGGTTTAGCTTTTCCACATCCTGAGTTCTTCTGAAAGAAATCTTTTCAAAAACAATTTCTCTTATATTTCTATCAAGATCTTTAAGGTGTTTTGCCGCTTGTTGCAAGGTTATTTCCTTACCTTCTATCTCCACAGTCATTAATGCACTAATAGAACCATATTTTTGCTCTTCCGTGTTTAGTTGAGTGAATAATGGAATATTTTGTTCACGAAATATTTCTATTTCCTTTTTAATGGCCCTTAAATAAATGAAATATTTATCCTTTTCCAAATGACTTACAAAAGATGACTCAATTAGTTTTTTATTGAATTTATCATCATAAGGGGACATTCTTGGTTGAATTTCAGTTATAAAAAAATTGAAATCATCGGCAAGTGCCTTATCTGTAGTATCAATATTCATTTTGATATACCTCCATGCAGCATCCTCCTCAATTACCGCTTCAAGCTCACTCCTATCCTTTAACCAAAATTCTATATCTTCCAGGGAATTCAATTTCCTTGCTAATAAATCATCAAAGTAGGGTTGAATTGATTCCCATGAATTTATAATTAAATTCTCTGAAAGAAATGTCCTTCTTTTCTTAACAGGTAATGTTGTGGGTGAATTAGTCATAAAAAAATTATTATTAGTAATTAAAAAGCTCTTTGAATTTAAATTCAAAGAGCTTTAATATATGGTTATTACTTTATTATCATTATGCCCCTGTTTTTCTAACAGTCTGTGTTTTACCAGTTTTAGCTTTTGATGTTTTTGGAGTAGGTTTTACTGTTTTCGCTGCACGTTTTGCAGTTGCTTCAGCTTTATCCTTGCTCTCTGCTTTCGTCTTTTTTGGTTTATCTGTATCTTCAGCTTCCTTTTCAGTTGATTTTTCTTCAACAACAGGTTTAATAAGACCATCAGCCTGTAAAATATTATACCAGGAAATTACCTTTTTAATATCCGACACATAAACCCGGTCTTTATCATATTCTGGAAGTACTTTATCAAAATATTTTTTCAAGGCTTCAGCATCTGATTTGGAATCTATAGCAGCTCCGCCTTTTTCCTTTTCAAATATTTTTGTAAATACCTCAATTAAAGGCACATCTTCATTTGTGGTGAAAATGCTAATGTCCTGCAAAGAACTTACCTTTTGAGATGCATGTACTTGTAATCTTTTTTTCTCTGTTAAAGATTCTACTATTAATCCATTGTTCGCCTTAGAAATTATTTTAAATAATCCTCCTTGTCCTGAAACAGAAATATAATCGCTTAAATTCATATTGTTTTTAAAATATATTTTCACAAAAATAAAAAAAATAATCTTTGAATTGGTACAAACTTTTTATTTTATCACAGTTAACTTTCCTGATGAAGAAAATTCACCGCTTGTAAGCCTGTAAATATAGACTCCTGCATTAAGTATGCTTGTATCTGTAGTAATTCTGTTAAATCCTTGAGGAGAAGCCTCTTGAACTATTATTTCAATTATTTGTCCCATACTGTTATACAATATTAAATCTACAGGGGCAGGTGAAGGAAGATAAAATTCAAAAGTTACATCATTTTTAGTAGGATTGGGATAGCACTTACCAAACCATACTTCATTTTCATCAATAGGTTTATGATTACGGTTGTGGGGAATTTCAGTATCATATTTATTTTGTGCAGCAAACGCACTGCTTTTCAAATCAACTAAGTCGTCTCCTGCAATTAAGGCAAATGCAATGAAAGCTGTATCACCCGGAGAAAGGTAAAAAGGTCCTGTACTCATTACATCAATTATATCGTTTCCAAATTGATTTGCACCTGCTTCATTACGGCTTGTGCTAAGGGTAGCGAATTTTTTATTGTTTTCAAATCCACCTGTAATATCTACTCCTCCTGCTCCCCCGTTTATATTATCAATAGCATAATGAATTGGAGGAGCAGTTGAACTTAGCAATTTTATTCCTGCATACAATCCATTTGGCTCCAGGCTATAAGAATATCCCATTTTATTATCTGAGTCATAATTGATTCTGTTCACACTATAGTCCATTATGTCCCAATCGGCAAATATTCCTGCATACAGGTTATTTATTGGCTTGTCGCCTTTGTTAACAATATCATATAGAATAATTATATATTTTCGGTGTTCAGGTGAATTCCAGGCATAAGCATTATGATTGATTGATACATTCAATGGCGTTAAAGAAGTATTGTCATTAAATTTTCCTTCCAGGTTAATATCAGCGACCATTAATGGACTATCAGTAACTCTTAATATTGATTTAAAATCCTGATTGGTTTTTCCTTGCTCTCCCCTAACACAACTTGAAACAGCACTTTCGGAATTACCTACCATTAATCCTCCTTCATACAACAATGTAGGATTGTTCTTATAAGTAAAACCAAGCCCATATTGTTGTCCTTGTTTATTGTAGCCGATCTTGCCAGAACTTGTAATTGTAGTGCCAATATCATTAATTTTAACATTAATAAAATCAACATTTACCATTAATGTAAAGAAATAATCTGCTGTATAATTGCCGTCCTGTATGGTTACAGTAAATAAGGCTTCAGTATTTTCAGGAGCATCTTTTAATATAACAACACGAAAAGGATCTGCACTATTATTTACTGAATCAAGCGTAGGAATAGAGCCAAAATAGGTAGAAGAATTCAATACTTTAATGAAATTATCTTTGGCTTTTAAAGTTACGGATACATTGGAGGCAGGTGCAAGATAATTTTTAAAAAAACAGGAGAT
The window above is part of the Bacteroidota bacterium genome. Proteins encoded here:
- a CDS encoding M3 family oligoendopeptidase, whose amino-acid sequence is MTNSPTTLPVKKRRTFLSENLIINSWESIQPYFDDLLARKLNSLEDIEFWLKDRSELEAVIEEDAAWRYIKMNIDTTDKALADDFNFFITEIQPRMSPYDDKFNKKLIESSFVSHLEKDKYFIYLRAIKKEIEIFREQNIPLFTQLNTEEQKYGSISALMTVEIEGKEITLQQAAKHLKDLDRNIREIVFEKISFRRTQDVEKLNQLFSELIQIRTTIAKNAGFENYRDYKFAELGRFDYSVKDCYDFHHAIKTHITPVLDQLDIQRKQALGVDQLKPWDTEVDITGKPALKPFENQEELILKTIECFNRISLFFGEKLEIMKQMGYLDLESKKGKAPGGFNYPLYEIGVPFIYMNAVGSFRDLITMVHEGGHAIHSFLSRDLELTAFKSVPSEVAELASMSMELITMDHWDVFFKDKDELKRAKREQLEKVLGTLPWIATIDKFQHWIYENPDHSVNERNDKWIEIYSGFNSSIVDWSGMEKVKANIWQKQLHLFEVPFYYIEYGFAQLGAIAVWRNFKNNPKQAIKDYTSALALGYTRPIGEIYETAGIKFDFSDSYVKELADFVRKEMAEL
- a CDS encoding DUF5606 domain-containing protein is translated as MNLSDYISVSGQGGLFKIISKANNGLIVESLTEKKRLQVHASQKVSSLQDISIFTTNEDVPLIEVFTKIFEKEKGGAAIDSKSDAEALKKYFDKVLPEYDKDRVYVSDIKKVISWYNILQADGLIKPVVEEKSTEKEAEDTDKPKKTKAESKDKAEATAKRAAKTVKPTPKTSKAKTGKTQTVRKTGA